From Primulina huaijiensis isolate GDHJ02 chromosome 15, ASM1229523v2, whole genome shotgun sequence, one genomic window encodes:
- the LOC140960445 gene encoding uncharacterized protein: MAHLSLQRRYSVSSSSSYISPQTPSFRTHKLFPIPKHLLNLRKTSVSISFSFPAAIIYFLNNQKVSTQASSFSFQEEEEGENRLEEVREAISEYLEEVGASRDDASVISSSCPGYLNSLIESIDDLDDWNSWAAADFTQEIVSANVLEFKKKVRQMAKRKGDRGALPFLESLGLSLSSATNLARYLFASHTLPQLIHKVKFVKKILFSGSDDLGVTGKNALRMMATLSIPADEDVQQTLAFFEKIQARRGGLNLLGSNACFPYFIETFPCLLFLPLESRIQSIMKFLEDIGVPKGYIRNIFLLFPPILSYDIDKDIKPRLQSYAKVGVKDCDLGKMLVKYPWILSTSILENFQKFIDFFDGEKVPKICSSNAVKNWPLILCCSVNKLNWMVHQFNEMGISNKKFGQIIVTSPQLLLRKPQEITQVISFFKDVGLDEDAIARTLGRCPEIFAASTDKTLKKKLEFLSSVGISKTYLPRVIRKYPELFVCDVDRALLPRMRYLKKIGLSMKDIRSMVSRFSPLLGYSVEQVLQPKIEFLVNTMGFPLSEVVEYPRYFSYSLDKRIKPRYWVLKGRNIEFNLKDMLGKNDEEFAAEYLGVAEMLVPPPS, translated from the exons ATGGCGCATCTAAGCCTGCAGCGCCGGTACTCCGTTTCTTCCTCCTCCTCGTATATTTCGCCACAAACGCCCTCCTTCAGAACCCATAAACTCTTCCCAATACCAAAACACCTCCTAAACCTCCGAAAAACCTCCGTTTCCATATCCTTTTCCTTTCCCGCTGCCATAATATATTTTCTGAACAATCAAAAGGTTTCCACTCAAGcttcttccttttcttttcaagaAGAGGAAGAAGGTGAAAATCGTTTAGAAGAAGTAAGAGAAGCTATCAGCGAGTATTTGGAAGAAGTTGGAGCTTCTAGAGATGACGCCTCTGTTATTTCTTCAAGCTGCCCTGGTTATTTGAACTCTTTGATTGAATCCATTGATGATCTCGACGATTGGAATTCATGGGCCGCCGCTGATTTCACTCAAGAAATTGTTTCTGCGAATGTTTTGGAGTTCAAGAAGAAAGTTCGCCAAATGGCGAAGCGAAAAGGCGACAGGGGTGCTCTTCCCTTTTTGGAGAGCCTTGGTCTTTCTCTCTCTTCCGCTACCAACTTAGCCCGCTATCTTTTCGCTTCGCATACTCTTCCCCAGCTCATTCACAAG GTTAAGTTTgtgaagaaaatattattttctggCAGTGATGATCTTGGGGTTACTGGGAAAAATGCTCTGCGCATGATGGCAACCCTCTCCATCCCCGCTGATGAGGATGTGCAACAAACTTTGGCATTCTTTGAGAAG ATTCAAGCAAGGCGTGGAGGTTTGAATCTTTTAGGTTCCAATGCCTGCTTCCCGTATTTTATTGAAACATTTCCATGCCTTCTATTTCTACCCCTAGAGTCGCGCATACAGTCTATTATGAAGTTCTTGGAAGATATTGGAGTCCCCAAAGGTTACATAAGAAACATTTTTCTGTTATTTCCTCCCATCTTATCGTATGACATTGACAAGGACATTAAACCAAGACTCCAGTCATATGCGAAG GTTGGTGTAAAAGATTGTGATCTTGGCAAGATGCTGGTGAAGTATCCCTGGATTCTTTCAACTAGTATTCTGGAGAACTTTCAGAAATTCATAGACTTCTTTGATGGGGAGAAG GTTCCAAAGATCTGTTCGTCAAATGCAGTAAAAAATTGGCCCCTTATTTTGTGTTGTTCTGTGAACAAGTTGAACTGGATGGTGCATCAGTTCAATGAAATGGGAATAAGCAATAAGAAGTTTGGCCAAATTATTGTTACAAGTCCACAGCTATTGCTTCGCAAGCCCCAGGAAATTACTCAG GTGATATCCTTCTTCAAAGATGTCGGGCTGGATGAGGACGCCATTGCTCGTACACTTGGTCGTTGTCCCGAAATTTTTGCTGCAAGCACAGACAAAACTCTCAAGAAGAAGCTGGAATTCCTCTCCAGTGTCGGAATTTCCAAAACCTACCTTCCAAGGGTTATTAGAAAATATCCGGAACTGTTTGTTTGTGATGTTGACCGAGCATTACTTCCTAG AATGCGATACCTGAAGAAGATTGGGCTGTCTATGAAGGATATCAGATCAATGGTGAGCAGGTTTTCACCATTGCTCGGTTACAGTGTAGAACAAGTTTTGCAACCCAAAATAGAATTCTTAGTGAACACCATGGGATTCCCTTTAAGTGAAGTGGTCGAATATCCAAGATACTTCAGCTACTCGTTGGATAAGAGGATAAAACCCAGATATTGGGTTCTAAAAGGTAGGAACATCGAATTTAACTTGAAGGATATGTTAGGTAAGAATGACGAGGAATTCGCTGCTGAATATTTAGGTGTGGCGGAGATGCTTGTTCCTCCTCCCTCTTGA